TGCTCGCTCATAATCATCAAGATATTCAAGGAGGCTCGAGCAGAGAATCAGTCCGGCCGTATCGCGATATTTCTCCAAAAGATCCTGGGGAAGGGGAAGAGACGCCTGAATATAAGATGGGACCGGCCCGTTCCCCTCACACTGGCGCCGGGCCAGGGCTAGCATGTTCTCGCTTTGATCAATGCCGATCGTTTGATACCCGAGAGCGACCACCGGACGACTCAGCGATCCGTCTCCACATCCCATGTCGAAACAAAGCCCTCCATCCTTGAGACGGGAAAGGTTTTCTTCTATCATGCAATGCCAGATACGTCGACGTTCTTCAAACGCATCTTCCTTGCGATAATTCGCGGCAAAATGGTCGGCTACACGATCGAAATAATCCCGCACCGAGTCACGGGTGTTCATCG
This genomic interval from Nitrospiria bacterium contains the following:
- a CDS encoding methyltransferase domain-containing protein, with amino-acid sequence MNTRDSVRDYFDRVADHFAANYRKEDAFEERRRIWHCMIEENLSRLKDGGLCFDMGCGDGSLSRPVVALGYQTIGIDQSENMLALARRQCEGNGPVPSYIQASLPLPQDLLEKYRDTAGLILCSSLLEYLDDYERALMQFHGILRKGGRLILSVPNKDALYRMGERVLRFVLTSRNSYLKYQRHQFRPASLRSTMGRLGYTLVHEQYFALPIQRYSSKLFGNFRGRRLATLYLLVVEK